A window from Kluyveromyces lactis strain NRRL Y-1140 chromosome E complete sequence encodes these proteins:
- the MDM20 gene encoding Mdm20p (similar to uniprot|Q12387 Saccharomyces cerevisiae YOL076W MDM20 Subunit of the NatB N-terminal acetyltransferase which catalyzes acetylation of the amino-terminal methionine residues of all proteins beginning with Met-Asp or Met-Glu and of some proteins beginning with Met-Asn or Met-Met involved in mitochondrial inheritance and actin assembly): MNSEDHQLFQLLDRELFKKASQFVASLQKRYPSATYYKVLEQYVKYRQSPAKYSFENGLKLILDAKSPPSDAKSLSMCHRFLLELGFDTTSALEPYERAMMKYGNSETCYDWFLESLRDLNWRHLSKSSFQMPRVNEKSKSRLFQFWNSIATVVWFQLDKDNINERELDLLPKLTYKLTSDLKPFENEQELIVFCKVCELFEDKSQEIVDEILKFWKHGTYLDLYLKNFLMGHLVKLDDYKLIWKHGISLLNNLDDYGILQKIIDASYKLGKSFDELLEVLEIKNTRNYILARVAAAKLYDDRLDHYLFQFIEKYHDKPSCPIDLHSLELNPVKIETMFSKLPSGLIHDKAVAQLFGKGDNLELFLKHKESLSTKPKTDYSNCSYFILEIVKDLCQDSKVNLENVITSISLLEGYQAEDPFNYDTRVWLVLLYMYLGLPEKAIAHLETLNIKNVQNDLVNHWLFTRSSTFLPNKNYKYCQRSLQPQAIYSSLKNMSGFLVASFERRSWCKVPGIVEFYQRIFQSFTRWDAMVETLQMSRLLNEKKLDQYKPLIESLNTFGENNFHNENWSDNRDFDIFGTDDVTRFQTVLAPIHVGTKWLKISITRELIFYSLTKNERNRFIDDTLVTTNDEELRELMSQHELWTWQLIKLLYNSLETEAIDYKAMAMLIEQCPEISKSTWELNHSYLITLATLKSLDQMKRIKDKSVKQLIKTKLKETRDTCVPMFKSYADMVQSVGNGNKLLETVSYSKLTGDIATEITQMSKSIRNI, translated from the coding sequence ATGAACTCTGAAGATCATCAGCTTTTTCAGCTATTAGATAGGGAACTGTTTAAGAAAGCTTCACAGTTTGTTGCATCATTGCAGAAACGGTACCCATCCGCCACTTATTACAAAGTGTTAGAGCAATATGTCAAGTACAGGCAATCTCCTGCGAAATATAGTTTTGAAAATGGGTTAAAGTTGATCTTGGATGCCAAATCTCCTCCAAGCGATGCGAAATCGCTATCAATGTGCCATCGATTTTTGTTGGAATTAGGTTTTGACACCACCAGTGCATTGGAACCTTATGAAAGAGCAATGATGAAATACGGTAATTCGGAGACATGTTATGATTGGTTCTTGGAGTCATTGAGGGATTTAAATTGGAGACATTTGAGTAAGAGTAGTTTCCAGATGCCACGAGTCAATGAAAAATCGAAATCGAGattgttccaattctgGAACAGTATTGCTACTGTAGTATGGTTTCAGTTGGATAAAGATAACATTAACGAAAGGGAATTGGATCTTTTACCTAAGTTGACATATAAATTGACAAGCGATTTGAAACCTTTTGAGAATGAGCAAGAGTTGATCGTTTTCTGTAAAGTTTGTGAATTGTTTGAGGATAAATCACAGGAGATCGTGGACGAGATCCTCAAGTTTTGGAAACATGGTACTTACTTAGACctttatttgaaaaacttcCTTATGGGCCATTTGGTGAAATTAGACGATTATAAACTCATTTGGAAACATGGAATCTCGTTATTGAATAACCTTGACGATTATGGTATTTTGCAAAAGATTATAGATGCAAGTTACAAACTTGGCAAGTCATTCGATGAGTTATTGGAAGTTTTGGAAATCAAGAATACGAGAAATTACATACTAGCAAGAGTCGCAGCAGCAAAACTTTATGACGATAGGCTAGATCACTACCTGTTTCAGTTCATCGAGAAATATCATGATAAACCTAGTTGTCCAATCGATCTTCATAGCTTGGAATTGAACCCAGTGAAAATCGAGACCATGTTTTCAAAGCTGCCTTCGGGGCTGATACACGACAAAGCTGTTGCTCAATTGTTCGGCAAAGGTGATAATTTGgaattgttcttgaaacATAAGGAATCTTTGTCAACAAAGCCAAAGACAGATTACTCTAACTGCTCGTATTTCATCCTTGAAATCGTGAAAGACCTATGCCAAGACTCCAAAGTGAACTTAGAGAACGTCATTACGTCCATTTCGCTCTTGGAAGGTTACCAAGCAGAAGACCCCTTCAACTATGACACCAGGGTATGGCTTGTTCTCTTATACATGTATCTGGGATTACCAGAGAAAGCCATTGCCCATTTGGAGACGTTGAACATCAAGAATGTTCAAAACGATTTGGTAAACCACTGGCTCTTCACACGTTCCTCGACGTTCCTGCCTAACAAGAACTACAAGTATTGTCAAAGAAGCCTACAGCCACAGGCGATCTATTCATCGTTAAAGAACATGAGTGGGTTCCTAGTTGCCTCATTTGAACGTAGAAGTTGGTGCAAAGTACCTGGAATCGTAGAATTTTACCAGAGGATCTTCCAATCGTTCACCAGGTGGGACGCTATGGTGGAAACGTTGCAAATGTCCAGGCTATTGAACGAGAAGAAACTTGACCAATACAAACCACTCATTGAGAGTTTGAACACGTTCGGCGAAAACAACTTCCACAACGAAAACTGGAGCGATAACAGAGattttgacatttttgGTACAGACGATGTGACCCGATTCCAAACGGTGCTTGCACCAATCCACGTCGGTACCAAATGGTTGAAGATCAGCATTACAAGAGAGTTGATCTTCTACAGCCTAACTAAAAACGAACGCAATAGGTTCATCGACGATACACTCGTTACCACAAACGATGAAGAGTTGCGCGAATTGATGTCTCAGCACGAACTATGGACCTGGCAACTCATCAAATTACTCTACAACTCCCTGGAAACAGAGGCCATAGACTACAAGGCCATGGCGATGCTAATAGAACAGTGTCCAGAAATCAGCAAGTCTACATGGGAATTGAACCATAGCTATTTAATCACCTTGGCAACGTTAAAGTCACTAGACCAAATGAAACGCATCAAGGACAAAAGCGTCAAGCAACTGATAAAGACCAAGTTAAAAGAGACAAGAGATACTTGCGTCCCGATGTTCAAATCGTACGCTGATATGGTCCAATCGGTTGGTAACGGCAACAAACTACTGGAAACGGTCTCATACTCAAAACTAACCGGTGACATTGCTACTGAAATCACCCAGATGTCAAAATCAATCCGTAACATATAG
- the AVO1 gene encoding Avo1p (weakly similar to uniprot|Q08236 Saccharomyces cerevisiae YOL078W AVO1 Component of a membrane-bound complex containing the Tor2p kinase and other proteins which may have a role in regulation of cell growth) — MDVEVIINKLRAKFLKQSSERDQLNRIIKPFGEVSETTLKLYEDENGENMLQRLDSPPIAESSVKYGRHSKNHSIGTESNLFSASQNNTMVSLVEEEEEGTDRVRNGIADYGRNVLAKKSSSNNTLGDKSHDSSSKGQSRSRSRSRSRSQSIIGGGAGDTNSLKHKVVSTLHRRGSELSLQSSTSKASEKLKTAKKSGLRLSRLFRASSTSSSSKEPTSSKANKFIPGRSRAGSLKKPVLNLYDHFLYTNEGLDNLDDEDDDDEDDKYEYDKGAVLNFFGKEKRNNSSSSSLALDEKVKSTKRTNFLENFPLNPHNILQTSDTVSSNDSERRHNSQAKRGGKQKEYDNGKDASSYIESYLNQPDLKPFDLQNGITIETALNNTDSDAINSKSDGIPRNSSSFISESEDEDLISNDDASSYGKSLLDSDFSGDEFESSHLQSSDLSSMTFDSHEIPNNSIPRSRALTMYHSGDDSTLDKELDKATKLLHMANKAPRESLSQSEPRESTGAVGKRGLNLSQPELRSSAMKHRSSTSSMSESIRSRHLLPIERHRRTSSVATQSSVDKDTIEPSTEPEFVIEKVDVGNNHPQSESTLSILFNKSKTTQINPLEYFCAVSAEKELRSNALKLDVYIQDSKTYKRKPFTISVKKTATVFEVLGYSLYCYSTEFKPPDTAGELPTDEINNPNHFTLKIVDEDGEPYEDNFGVLERTQQINTIFDNEVVICKVLNDEQFERNEEETPLPSVMTDDFDQEDSNDGLSHLNQLSYYKSIIPSKNTQMSDSGSNYVNIKVFLYPNLNPQYNFTNIRIPVTSKINEVLVNYCKLKNLDPTEYVLKMEKRNLILDLNDYVTSLDGNYNVELLKKKDARTKKFERMKAVTNQPVLPTIQSTELTPLTLTMANDNRLLNKTLQEEETSANSGRPTSNRTSSKNLFSINKQHNTSSSTSGFFKLKNSSKSSLNNGQKSPKLGSLSKPSNNVSGNNSYKDLFAGSYYKYKVWRRQQMSFINKHERMLVIDGDYVYISGPDGDFNWTHENVKTKSFHISQITLVKRSKRVPEYFKIFVHRPDRERRYYFEAVSAEECVEIITRLQNLIRVYRMNQK, encoded by the coding sequence ATGGATGTTGAAGTGATAATTAATAAGCTTCGGGCCAAGTTTTTGAAACAGAGTTCTGAGAGAGATCAGCTGAATAGGATCATTAAACCGTTTGGGGAGGTTTCTGAAACAACTTTGAAGCTGTATGAGGATGAGAATGGTGAAAATATGTTACAGCGGTTGGATTCCCCTCCTATTGCGGAAAGTTCTGTGAAATATGGCAGGCATTCGAAGAATCATTCTATTGGGACTGAATCGAATCTGTTCTCTGCTTCGCAAAATAATACGATGGTTTCCTTagtggaagaagaggaagagggAACAGATAGAGTCAGGAATGGCATTGCTGATTATGGTAGAAATGTGCTTGCGAAAAAATCCAGTTCGAATAATACTTTAGGAGATAAGTCTCATGATAGCAGTTCAAAGGGACAATCCCGGTCCAGGTCAAGATCTCGGTCGCGATCTCAATCTATTATCGGCGGCGGTGCAGGCGATACAAACAGCTTGAAGCATAAGGTGGTCAGCACTTTACATAGAAGAGGAAGCGAATTGTCTTTGCAAAGCAGCACGTCTAAGGCATCTGAGAAACTGAAAACCGCCAAAAAGTCAGGACTTCGGCTCAGCCGATTATTTAGAGCTTCAAGTacgtcttcttcatccaaggAACCCACTAGTAGTAAGGCCAATAAGTTCATTCCAGGTAGATCGAGGGCtggttctttgaaaaaacCAGTGTTGAATTTATATGACCATTTCCTGTACACGAATGAGGGTCTTGATAATTTGGACGACgaagacgatgatgacgaagatgataaatATGAATACGATAAGGGGGCTGTGCTGAATTTCTTCGGGAAAGAGAAGCGGAACAATAGCTCCTCTAGTAGCTTAGCTCTGGACGAGAAGGTTAAATCTACCAAGAGAACgaatttcttggaaaactttCCTTTGAATCCACATAACATACTACAAACTTCTGATACCGTAAGTTCCAACGATAGCGAGAGAAGACATAATAGTCAAGCGAAGCGTGGTGGGAAACAGAAAGAATATGATAATGGAAAGGATGCCTCCTCTTACATTGAATCGTATCTCAATCAACCTGATTTGAAGCCCTTTGATCTGCAGAATGGGATTACAATAGAAACTGCTCTAAATAATACGGACTCTGATGCTATTAACAGCAAATCAGATGGTATTCCACGCAATTCTTCCAGCTTTATTTCGGAAagtgaagatgaggatTTGATCAGCAATGATGATGCATCATCATACGGTAAATCTCTATTAGATTCTGATTTCAGCGgagatgaatttgaatccaGTCACCTTCAATCGTCAGATTTGTCTTCAATGACTTTCGATTCTCATGAGATCCCTAACAACTCCATTCCAAGATCAAGGGCACTTACTATGTACCATTCTGGTGATGATTCGACGTTGGATAAGGAATTGGATAAGGCCACCAAATTATTGCATATGGCCAATAAGGCTCCTAGAGAATCCCTTTCTCAATCAGAACCTAGAGAAAGTACCGGTGCTGTGGGGAAAAGAggtttgaatttatctCAGCCGGAATTGCGTTCAAGCGCTATGAAACATCGCAGCTCGACGTCAAGTATGTCAGAGTCCATCAGGTCAAGACACCTTTTGCCCATTGAAAGACATAGAAGGACTTCATCAGTGGCCACTCAAAGCAGCGTTGACAAAGATACAATAGAGCCATCAACAGAACCGGAGTTCgtcattgaaaaagttgatgTTGGTAATAATCACCCACAAAGTGAGTCTACTCTATCAATTCTCTTCAACAAAAGCAAAACTACACAAATCAATCCCTTGGAATATTTCTGTGCCGTGTCTGCGGAGAAAGAACTTCGAAGTAACGCTTTAAAATTGGATGTTTACATTCAGGATTCCAAAACATATAAACGGAAGCCATTTACTATTAGTGTCAAGAAGACAGCAACCGTTTTTGAAGTATTGGGATATAGTTTATACTGTTACTCGACCGAATTCAAACCCCCTGATACGGCAGGGGAACTTCCGACAGATGAAATTAATAACCCCAATCATTTCACCCtcaaaattgttgatgaagatggtgaACCTTACGAAGATAATTTCGGAGTCTTGGAGAGAACTCAGCAGATCAACacaatatttgataatgagGTTGTCATATGCAAAGTATTGAACGATGAACAGTTTGAACGgaatgaagaagagacaCCCTTACCAAGTGTCATGACCGATGACTTCGATCAAGAAGATAGCAATGACGGGCTGTCTCATCTCAATCAATTAAGTTACTACAAATCGATTATTCCCTCTAAGAATACACAAATGTCTGATTCTGGTTCTAACTATGTGAATATAAAAGTGTTCTTGTATCCTAATTTGAATCCTCAGTACAATTTCACAAACATCAGAATACCTGTGACTTCCAAGATTAACGAAGTATTAGTCAATTACTGTAAGTTGAAGAACCTCGATCCAACGGAATACGTATtaaaaatggaaaagagaaatttaATTCTTGACTTGAATGACTACGTTACAAGCTTAGATGGTAATTATAATGTGGaactgttgaagaagaaggacGCAAGAACgaaaaaatttgaaagaatgaaagCCGTTACCAATCAACCTGTATTACCAACAATTCAGAGTACTGAACTAACACCATTAACGCTAACAATGGCAAACGATAACagattgttgaataaaacTCTacaggaagaagaaacttctgCTAACAGTGGTCGACCAACCTCGAACAGAACAAGCTCAAAGAATTTATTCAGTATCAACAAGCAGCATAACACATCTTCCTCTACCTCTGGCTTTTTTAAACTCAAAAATTCCTCAAAATCTTCTCTCAACAATGGCCAGAAATCTCCTAAACTTGGGAGTTTATCCAAACCATCAAATAACGTTTCTGGAAATAACAGTTACAAAGATCTCTTTGCTGGTTCCTACTATAAATATAAGGTATGGAGAAGACAACAAATGTCATTCATCAATAAACACGAGAGGATGTTGGTCATTGATGGTGACTACGTTTATATAAGTGGGCCTGATGGTGATTTCAATTGGACACACGAAAACGTCAAGACGAAATCGTTCCATATAAGCCAAATTACCCTGGTGAAAAGGTCTAAGCGCGTTCCagaatatttcaagatttttgTTCACAGACCTGATAGAGAACGGAGATATTATTTCGAAGCTGTGTCGGCTGAAGAATGTGTGGAAATCATTACTAGGTTGCAAAACCTTATTAGAGTGTACAGAATGAATCAAAAGTGA
- a CDS encoding S10 family peptidase (similar to uniprot|P38109 Saccharomyces cerevisiae YBR139W Hypothetical ORF) — protein MVSIKFLLSLYGWLSVTLAISLNAVVDSLFSNSFDGNNNIEDHETANYNTQFSVFSSNIDDAYSLRIKPLDPKSLGVDTVKQWSGYLDYQDSKHFFYWFFESRNDPENDPVILWLNGGPGCSSFVGLFFELGPSSIGADLKPIYNPYSWNSNASVIFLDQPVGVGFSYGDSKVSTTDDAAKDVYIFLDLFFERFPHLRNNDFHISGESYAGHYLPKIAHEIAVVHAEDSSFNLSSVLIGNGFTDPLTQYQYYEPMACGEGGYPAVLEPEDCLDMNRNLPLCLSLVDRCYKSHSVFSCVLADRYCEQQITGVYEKSGRNPYDIRSKCEAEDDSGACYQEEIYISDYLNQEEVQRALGTDVSSFQGCSSDVGIGFAFTGDGPSPFHQYVAELLDQDINVLIYAGDKDYICNWLGNLAWTEKLEWRYNEEYKKQVLRTWKSEETDETIGETKSYGPLTYLRIYDAGHMVPHDQPENSLQMVNSWIQNIAKRSRI, from the coding sequence ATGGTTTCGATAAAGtttcttttatctttatACGGCTGGCTATCTGTCACTTTAGCCATCTCGTTGAATGCCGTTGTTGATAGTTTATTCTCGAACAGTTTCGACGGGAATAACAACATCGAGGATCATGAAACTGCAAATTATAACACTCAGTTTAGTGTCTTCAGCTCAAATATTGACGACGCTTATTCATTGAGAATTAAACCTTTGGATCCCAAATCTCTTGGCGTTGATACCGTGAAACAATGGTCGGGATATTTAGATTACCAGGACTCAAAACACTTCTTTTATTGGTTTTTTGAGTCTAGAAATGACCCAGAGAATGACCCAGTGATACTATGGTTAAACGGTGGTCCTGGCTGTTCCTCTTTCGTCggtcttttctttgaattggGACCTTCTTCTATAGGAGCTGATTTGAAACCCATTTATAACCCCTACTCTTGGAATTCCAACGCTTCTGTGATATTCCTAGATCAGCCTGTTGGTGTTGGGTTCTCATACGGTGACTCTAAAGTGTCTACTACAGATGACGCTGCCAAAGACGTTTACATATTCTTagatttgttctttgaaagattccCTCATTTGAGAAATAACGATTTCCATATCTCCGGTGAATCATACGCCGGTCATTATTTACCCAAGATTGCTCATGAGATTGCTGTAGTGCATGCTGAGGATTCCTCCTTCAATCTATCGTCAGTATTAATTGGAAATGGATTTACTGACCCACTGACTCAATACCAATATTACGAGCCGATGGCCTGTGGTGAAGGTGGTTATCCAGCGGTGTTGGAACCGGAAGATTGCTTAGATATGAATAGGAATCTACCTCTATGCCTATCGCTTGTGGACCGCTGTTACAAGTCCCATTCTGTTTTCTCTTGTGTGTTGGCTGACCGTTATTGTGAACAACAGATTACTGGGGTTTATGAGAAATCAGGTAGGAACCCTTACGATATTAGATCTAAGTGTGAAGCAGAGGATGATTCCGGTGCCTGTTATCAGGAAGAAATTTATATCTCTGATTACTTGAATCAGGAGGAAGTTCAAAGAGCTTTAGGGACTGATGTGAGTTCTTTCCAAGGTTGTAGCTCGGATGTCGGTATCGGTTTCGCATTCACTGGCGATGGACCGAGCCCATTCCACCAGTACGTCGCAgaacttcttgatcaaGATATCAATGTCTTGATATATGCAGGCGATAAGGATTATATTTGTAATTGGCTAGGAAATCTCGCTTGGactgaaaaattggaatggAGGTATAACGAAGAGTATAAAAAACAAGTTTTGAGAACTTGGAAGAGTGAAGAAACAGATGAGACCATTGGCGAAACCAAATCTTATGGCCCGCTAACTTACTTGAGAATCTATGATGCTGGACACATGGTTCCTCACGACCAACCTGAAAATTCATTACAAATGGTGAATTCATGGATTCAGAATATCGCAAAGAGATCTAGAATATAA
- the BRX1 gene encoding ribosome biogenesis protein BRX1 (highly similar to uniprot|Q08235 Saccharomyces cerevisiae YOL077C BRX1 Nucleolar protein involved in the biogenesis of large ribosomal subunits depletion leads to defects in rRNA processing and a block in the assembly of large ribosomal subunits possesses a sigma(70)-like RNA-binding motif) — protein sequence MSSIFKTLSRKDKDGKKNKNNAANSDSNEKQFMNKQRTLLITSRGVTYRHRHLVQDLNSLLPHSRKEPKLDTKKDLGQLNEIAELYNCNNIIFFEARKHQDLYLWLSKPPNGPTIKFYLQNLHTMDELNFTGNCLKGSRPILSFDGRFDSEPHYRLIKELFIHNFGVPPQARKSKPFIDHIMSFSIVDEKIWVRTYEISHEARNNVEYEDKEEDETSLVEIGPRFVMTPILILEGSFGGPKIYENRQYVSPNFVRSQIKQQAAKEAKTRAEAAVERKLKKRESVLAVDPLSNDALFKD from the coding sequence ATGTCGAGTATTTTCAAGACTTTGTCTCGTAAGGATAAAGACGgtaagaagaacaaaaataaTGCGGCTAACAGTGACAGTAATGAGAAACAGTTCATGAATAAGCAACGTACCTTACTTATTACGTCCAGAGGTGTTACTTATAGACATCGTCATTTGGTTCAGGATTTGAACAGTCTTCTACCACATTCGAGAAAGGAACCTAAGTTGGACACGAAGAAGGATCTAGGACAATTGAATGAGATTGCGGAATTGTACAACTGTAATAACAttatattctttgaagctAGAAAGCACCAGGATTTGTACCTATGGCTATCAAAGCCACCAAATGGACCAACAATCAAGTTTTATTTGCAGAACCTACATACCATGGACGAATTAAACTTCACTGGCAACTGTTTGAAGGGATCCAGACCAATATTGTCATTTGATGGTAGATTTGATTCTGAACCGCACTACCGTTTAATTAAAGAACTTTTTATCCATAACTTCGGTGTACCACCTCAAGCTAGAAAGTCCAAGCCATTCATTGACCATATCATGTCTTTCAGTATAGTTGACGAAAAGATCTGGGTAAGAACGTATGAGATCTCGCATGAAGCTAGGAACAACGTTGAATATGaggataaagaagaagatgaaacgTCGTTAGTTGAAATTGGCCCACGTTTCGTGATGACACCGATTTTGATCCTTGAAGGTTCATTTGGTGGTCCAAAGATCTACGAAAACAGACAATACGTATCGCCAAACTTCGTTAGATCTCAAATTAAACAACAGGCTGCCAAGGAAGCTAAGACCAGAGCCGAAGCTGCTGTTGAAAGGAAACTAAAGAAGAGAGAAAGTGTCTTGGCTGTAGATCCATTATCCAACGATGcattgttcaaagattAA
- the MNN2 gene encoding alpha-1,2-mannosyltransferase MNN2 (similar to uniprot|P38069 Saccharomyces cerevisiae YBR015C MNN2 Alpha-1 2-mannosyltransferase responsible for addition of the first alpha-1 2-linked mannose to form the branches on the mannan backbone of oligosaccharides localizes to an early Golgi compartment), whose protein sequence is MVFTTKRFQKVFKVVVAFALAVVVLNSIHVYLKSEIATNDYTSSLKEYTQQFIEEYEDTGSSYDDARQEASQQQGDKQGSQTNTNGDSNNKINGDKIKNNNNYYNENNNDGVVKDNVGASSTPSSKKKQVQGFYGQVFKYLKEFGPVGVNIATYNQKCSLNGDIGYRQENTDQWWKLTTEELNNCLQLSQEQRLMLKEAHSNYVHALSKLVLPKDTYSGDGIVTVGGGKFSMMAFLIIKTVRNFGTTLPVEVFIPPSDEGDDEFCNVLLPQYNAKCIYLSDAFPPDLIEKSDFKGYQFKSLAIIASSFKNLLLLDADNFPIKPLDGIFEEKSYKDTGLILWPDFWRRTTHPSYYSIANTPISSERIRNTMDDVTPPSVYTKDLKDLSDVPLHDLDGTIPDASTESGQLMINKLKHFPTVLLSLYYNVYGPSWYYSIFSQRSSGEGDKETFIAAAHFYDLPFYQVRSEPRVDGYHRHNNEGFRGVCMLQHDFAQDYKRYRQAQNEIGTKYTNEPDDYDPKYNYQENYLGKYFTNDPVDVMFVHSHLPKFDPVELALSQDLIQDGKHIRSYRNLKRMNGYDLELEVFKTFKEYVCDKRVHFKYFEKAVKLESNWGIICNYVNERLVYLIESHSEAMEGRF, encoded by the coding sequence ATGGTGTTTACTACGAAACGTTTCCAGAAAGTGTTCAAAGTGGTTGTTGCGTTTGCTTTAGCAGTCGTGGTGTTGAACAGTATCCATgtttatttgaaatctgAAATTGCAACCAATGATTATACAAGTTCATTGAAAGAGTATACCCAGCAGTTCATTGAAGAGTATGAGGATACAGGCTCTTCGTACGATGATGCGAGACAGGAAGCGAGCCAACAGCAGGGTGACAAGCAAGGATCACAGACCAATACCAATGGTGATAGTAATAACAAGATCAATGGCgataaaataaaaaataataataactATTATAAcgaaaataataatgatgGTGTTGTAAAGGATAACGTTGGCGCAAGTTCTACCCCCagttcaaagaagaaacaggTCCAAGGGTTTTATGGTCAAGTTTTCAAgtatttgaaggaatttgGTCCTGTTGGAGTTAATATTGCTACTTATAACCAAAAATGTAGTTTGAACGGTGATATTGGGTATAGGCAAGAGAACACAGACCAGTGGTGGAAACTTACCACTGAAGAGTTGAACAACTGTTTGCAACTTTCTCAAGAACAACGGCTGATGTTAAAAGAGGCCCATTCAAATTACGTTCATGCATTGAGTAAATTAGTGTTGCCCAAGGATACGTATAGTGGAGACGGTATAGTGACAGTTGGTGGTGGTAAATTTTCGATGATGGCTTTCCTTATCATTAAAACGGTAAGAAATTTCGGCACAACTTTACCAGTAGAAGTTTTCATCCCCCCTAGTGATGAAGGTGACGACGAATTCTGTAACGTCTTGTTACCTCAGTATAACGCTAAGTGTATCTATCTGTCAGATGCTTTCCCACCTGACTTGATAGAAAAATCCGATTTCAAAGGTTATCAATTCAAATCATTGGCTATCATCGCATCCAGCTTCAAGAATTTGCTATTACTAGACGCAGACAATTTCCCAATCAAACCATTGGATGggatctttgaagaaaaatcCTATAAGGATACTGGTCTTATCCTATGGCCTGACTTCTGGAGACGTACCACACATCCATCATACTATAGTATTGCTAATACACCTATCTCAAGCGAAAGAATCCGTAACACCATGGACGATGTCACTCCGCCTTCAGTCTATACCAaggatttgaaagatttgtCTGACGTTCCGCTACATGATCTTGATGGAACTATTCCAGATGCTTCCACTGAATCGGGTCAATTGATGATCAACAAACTGAAACATTTTCCAACGGTTTTACTATCGTTATACTATAACGTTTACGGGCCATCGTGGTACTATTCTATCTTCTCTCAGCGTTCCTCAGGTGAAGGTGACAAGGAAACGTTCATCGCTGCGGCTCATTTCTATGACTTGCCCTTCTACCAAGTACGTTCTGAACCCCGTGTTGATGGGTATCATAGGCATAATAACGAGGGTTTCCGCGGCGTTTGTATGTTACAGCACGATTTCGCCCAGGATTACAAAAGGTATCGTCAAGCTCAAAACGAAATCGGAACCAAATATACAAACGAACCCGATGACTACGATCCAAAGTATAATTATCAAGAAAATTACCTCGGTAAGTATTTCACAAATGATCCGGTCGATGTGATGTTTGTTCATTCCCATCTACCGAAATTCGACCCCGTTGAACTTGCATTATCTCAGGATTTGATTCAGGATGGTAAGCATATCAGATCTTACAGaaacttgaaaagaatgaacGGATACGATCTTGAATTAGAAGTGttcaaaactttcaaagagtATGTCTGTGATAAAAGGGTACACTTTAAATACTTCGAGAAAGCAGTTAAACTAGAATCTAATTGGGGCATCATTTGCAACTACGTAAATGAAAGATTAGTTTACCTAATAGAAAGTCACTCAGAAGCCATGGAAGGAAGATTTTAA